A window of the Bacillus sp. A301a_S52 genome harbors these coding sequences:
- a CDS encoding bifunctional oligoribonuclease/PAP phosphatase NrnA, translated as MTMKQGIINEIKKWDSIIIHRHVRPDPDAIGSQAGLKALIHAAFPNKSVYLAGEQEESLGFLAQMDEIDDDIFQRSLVIVCDTANTDRIDDQRYVNAPVVIKIDHHPDVDTYGTLRWVDTNASSTSEMIFDLFEACENEGAILNQELARLLYAGIVGDTGRFRFPNTTEKTFLAAARLVQTGFSRPDLYDDLYETPLAVLKLQGYVLSELTISDSGVGVVRLPKDVLETYHVTSKEAASVVNSFSTLKGLKAWVFFVEEEDVIRARIRSKGPEIHELAARFNGGGHPMASGASLFSWEETDIFLKELEQICK; from the coding sequence ATGACCATGAAACAAGGAATTATTAATGAAATTAAAAAGTGGGATTCCATCATCATTCATCGCCACGTACGCCCTGATCCAGATGCCATTGGCTCACAAGCAGGGTTGAAAGCATTAATTCACGCTGCCTTTCCCAATAAGAGTGTATATCTTGCAGGAGAGCAGGAAGAATCTCTCGGCTTTTTAGCGCAGATGGATGAGATAGATGATGATATTTTTCAGCGTTCACTTGTGATCGTGTGTGATACAGCCAATACAGATCGTATTGATGATCAGCGCTATGTTAATGCACCAGTTGTGATTAAAATAGATCATCATCCTGATGTGGATACCTATGGTACGTTAAGATGGGTGGATACAAACGCCAGTTCAACCTCAGAAATGATTTTTGATTTGTTTGAAGCGTGCGAAAACGAGGGGGCTATTTTAAATCAAGAGCTGGCCCGTCTATTGTACGCAGGAATTGTAGGAGATACAGGCCGTTTCCGTTTTCCAAATACAACGGAAAAAACATTTTTGGCTGCAGCCCGTCTCGTTCAAACAGGTTTTTCACGGCCTGATCTGTATGACGACCTTTATGAGACACCATTAGCCGTCCTTAAACTACAAGGTTATGTCTTAAGTGAATTAACGATTAGTGATAGTGGTGTAGGTGTCGTGCGTTTGCCTAAAGATGTACTTGAAACATATCACGTAACCTCTAAAGAGGCTGCTTCAGTTGTTAATAGCTTTTCGACACTAAAGGGGTTAAAAGCATGGGTCTTTTTCGTGGAGGAAGAAGACGTGATTAGAGCTCGAATTCGCTCGAAAGGACCAGAAATTCATGAATTGGCCGCTCGTTTCAACGGCGGAGGACATCCAATGGCGTCTGGGGCATCCCTCTTCTCATGGGAAGAAACAGATATTTTTTTAAAGGAATTAGAGCAAATCTGTAAATGA
- a CDS encoding YtpI family protein, giving the protein MFLVVLIFASLVTFVYLKVQQSREVEPLVKRSYSLKSSIAIGIFLISFGVNSYMSLQSSVAAVVALIFLVVGSINVFVGWKQYRLLKNYSPKETSTETN; this is encoded by the coding sequence ATGTTTTTAGTTGTCTTAATTTTCGCCTCTCTCGTTACCTTTGTCTATTTAAAAGTTCAACAGTCTCGAGAAGTCGAACCATTAGTAAAACGCAGTTACTCGCTTAAAAGCAGTATAGCTATAGGTATTTTCCTAATTTCCTTTGGAGTCAATAGCTACATGAGCCTCCAGTCATCTGTGGCCGCTGTTGTAGCACTCATTTTCCTTGTGGTGGGGAGTATCAATGTCTTCGTTGGTTGGAAACAATATCGCCTTTTGAAAAACTATTCCCCAAAAGAAACATCAACTGAAACGAACTAG
- a CDS encoding CBS domain-containing protein encodes MTKHEQILQHIRSLDVGNKISVRHIAKVLHVSEGTAYRAIKDAENQGLVSTIERVGTIRIEKKQKDNIERLTYAEVINIIDGSVLGGRNGLHKTLTKFVIGAMKADAMMRYIEAGNLLIVGNREEVHKLALEEGSAVLITGGFDTSEEVRRLADSLDLPIISTSYDTFTVATMINRAIYDQLIKKEIISVEDILIPVEETNYLTISHTVEKWHELNKQTNHSRYPIVDNELKLQGIVTAKDVIGVNPFIEIEKVMTKQPITVTSQTSVASAAHIMVWEGIELLPVITSSKKLIGIISRQDVLKALQMIQRQPHVGDTIEDLVTRHLEDISTSKDFAFQLEVTPQMTNHLGTISYGVMTTIVTEAGSRVLRKYKKGDLVVENITLFFIKPVQIESVMQVRPKVLEVGRKFGKVDVELYHDEQIVGKAMLMAQLIDR; translated from the coding sequence ATGACAAAGCATGAACAAATATTACAGCACATCCGTTCATTAGACGTAGGAAACAAAATTTCTGTTAGGCACATTGCTAAAGTGTTGCATGTAAGTGAGGGGACGGCATATAGGGCAATTAAGGATGCAGAAAATCAAGGGTTAGTTAGTACGATTGAGCGTGTAGGGACAATTAGAATTGAAAAGAAACAAAAAGACAACATTGAGCGACTTACATACGCTGAAGTCATTAATATTATTGACGGATCAGTTTTAGGAGGGCGTAACGGGCTCCATAAAACGTTAACTAAATTTGTTATTGGAGCGATGAAAGCTGATGCGATGATGCGCTATATTGAAGCGGGCAACCTTCTCATCGTCGGTAATAGAGAAGAAGTACATAAGTTAGCTCTTGAAGAGGGCTCAGCTGTCCTAATTACAGGTGGGTTTGATACGAGTGAAGAAGTAAGACGGCTTGCCGATTCCCTTGATCTTCCTATTATTTCTACCTCGTATGACACATTTACGGTAGCGACAATGATTAATAGAGCTATTTATGATCAACTGATCAAAAAAGAAATTATTTCTGTAGAGGATATTTTAATACCAGTTGAAGAAACGAATTATTTAACCATCTCCCATACTGTGGAAAAATGGCATGAATTAAATAAACAAACGAATCATAGTCGATATCCAATTGTTGATAATGAATTAAAGCTTCAAGGGATCGTGACAGCGAAAGATGTTATCGGTGTTAACCCTTTTATAGAAATAGAAAAGGTCATGACGAAACAACCTATTACCGTCACGAGTCAAACGTCAGTAGCTTCTGCAGCTCACATAATGGTATGGGAAGGAATTGAACTTCTGCCTGTTATCACATCGTCAAAAAAATTAATTGGAATTATTAGTCGACAAGATGTATTAAAAGCGTTACAAATGATTCAAAGACAGCCTCATGTAGGTGATACGATAGAAGATCTTGTGACCCGTCATTTGGAGGATATTTCAACATCGAAGGATTTTGCCTTTCAATTAGAGGTGACACCTCAAATGACAAATCATCTTGGGACCATTTCATATGGTGTCATGACTACGATTGTAACCGAAGCAGGCAGCAGAGTCCTAAGAAAGTATAAAAAAGGTGACTTAGTTGTAGAAAATATCACGCTCTTTTTTATTAAACCGGTGCAAATTGAATCTGTGATGCAGGTGAGGCCAAAAGTATTGGAAGTTGGACGGAAATTTGGAAAAGTGGATGTTGAACTTTATCATGATGAGCAAATCGTCGGTAAAGCCATGCTCATGGCTCAGCTTATTGACAGATAA
- a CDS encoding metal-dependent hydrolase, producing the protein MKVSYHGHSVVKIETNGTNIFIDPFITGNGMTDLKADDTKADVILLTHGHNDHVGDTIDIAKRNDALVVAPFELGTYLGWQELNVHQMHIGGAYEFGFGKVKLTQAFHGSSYTEEENKRIVYTGMPAGILFTAEGKTIYHAGDTGLFSDMKLIGEQNDIDLAFLPIGDNFTMGPEDALIAAEWLGAKQVVPIHYNTFPVIEQDPEAFAKKVSTGKGLVLKAGEELELV; encoded by the coding sequence ATGAAGGTATCTTATCATGGACATTCTGTTGTGAAGATTGAAACGAACGGGACTAATATTTTTATCGACCCGTTTATTACAGGGAATGGAATGACAGATCTTAAGGCCGACGATACGAAGGCAGATGTGATTTTACTAACTCATGGACATAATGATCACGTAGGAGATACGATCGACATTGCTAAAAGAAATGATGCATTAGTGGTTGCCCCCTTTGAATTAGGAACATATTTAGGATGGCAGGAGCTTAACGTGCATCAAATGCATATTGGTGGTGCATATGAATTTGGCTTTGGAAAAGTCAAACTGACACAAGCCTTTCACGGTTCTTCTTACACAGAGGAAGAAAATAAACGTATCGTCTATACAGGTATGCCAGCAGGAATATTATTTACGGCTGAAGGGAAGACCATTTACCATGCAGGAGATACAGGCCTATTTTCTGATATGAAGTTAATAGGGGAACAAAATGACATTGATTTGGCTTTTTTACCGATTGGTGATAACTTTACAATGGGGCCAGAGGATGCTTTAATTGCAGCTGAATGGCTTGGAGCAAAACAAGTTGTTCCAATTCATTATAATACGTTCCCAGTCATTGAACAGGATCCAGAAGCATTTGCGAAGAAAGTAAGCACAGGAAAAGGACTTGTTTTAAAGGCGGGAGAAGAGCTGGAGTTAGTGTAG
- a CDS encoding aminopeptidase P family protein — protein MFTRLQQIKHLLANENVDALMVQTRSNVFYLSQFDTNPHERLVSVIVFKNHHPLLICPNMEINQVKPLFTEGDIIGYDDTENPWDKLAHYIKVNKIRLHSIAIESSLSWERLKRWQSITPDAEFCEADTYLNQLRIIKSPHEQQLLREAATFADNGVKAGIAALTEGITEMEVLASIEYALKKEGIREMSFSTMVLFGEKAGDPHGIPGNRSLQKGDAVLFDLGVIWKGYCSDITRTVFFDHVTPNNKAIYQAVQEAQLKALTECKPGLPIAELDHSARSVIDGAGFGHYFPHRIGHGLGIDVHEFPSLTSTNKQTLEKGMTITIEPGIYIPNRIGVRIEDDVLITEGGYETLTQFTKELTVVPST, from the coding sequence ATGTTTACGCGCCTACAGCAAATTAAACATCTATTAGCAAATGAAAATGTGGATGCTTTGATGGTCCAAACCCGCTCTAATGTTTTTTATTTAAGTCAGTTTGACACAAATCCTCACGAACGTCTCGTGTCAGTGATTGTATTTAAAAACCATCACCCACTACTCATATGTCCTAATATGGAGATAAACCAAGTTAAACCATTATTTACTGAAGGGGATATTATCGGGTACGACGACACAGAAAACCCATGGGACAAACTAGCTCACTACATAAAAGTTAACAAAATTCGTCTTCATTCTATCGCTATCGAATCCTCTCTCTCATGGGAACGGCTTAAACGTTGGCAGTCTATCACTCCAGATGCTGAGTTTTGTGAAGCAGATACATACCTCAATCAACTGAGAATTATCAAAAGTCCTCATGAACAACAATTATTACGGGAAGCTGCTACTTTTGCAGATAATGGTGTGAAAGCTGGTATCGCAGCGTTAACAGAAGGTATAACTGAAATGGAAGTATTGGCCTCTATTGAATACGCATTAAAAAAAGAAGGCATTCGGGAGATGTCATTTTCAACGATGGTGTTATTTGGCGAAAAAGCTGGGGATCCCCATGGTATACCTGGGAACAGATCACTCCAAAAAGGGGATGCCGTTTTATTTGATTTAGGAGTAATCTGGAAAGGGTATTGCTCTGATATTACCCGGACCGTCTTCTTTGATCATGTCACTCCAAACAATAAAGCGATCTATCAAGCCGTGCAGGAAGCACAGTTAAAAGCACTGACTGAATGTAAACCTGGGCTACCTATTGCAGAGTTGGATCATTCAGCAAGGAGCGTTATTGATGGAGCGGGTTTTGGTCATTACTTTCCCCATCGAATTGGACATGGTTTAGGAATAGACGTTCATGAATTTCCGTCATTAACTAGTACAAATAAACAAACACTTGAAAAAGGGATGACCATTACTATTGAACCGGGTATATACATTCCTAATCGTATAGGAGTAAGAATCGAAGACGATGTTCTTATAACAGAAGGAGGTTATGAGACGTTAACTCAATTTACTAAAGAATTAACCGTTGTTCCATCTACCTAA
- a CDS encoding SDR family oxidoreductase: MRHALITAGSKGLGRKVAEALLNNGYSLTINYKSDEKAVRELKHEWRDNVQHIQFVKGDVTNKEDLVMLVKKAYERFGRIDVLILNAGPYVFERKKLVDYTDDEWDQMVSGNLSSAFHLFKYVIPYMRDQQYGRIITYGFQDAQNAPGWLYRSAFAAAKAGLVSLTKTISIEEAENGITANMVCPGKITGDMKEASIQDAVEDKETPVGRSGTGEDIARTVMFLCAPESDMITGSVLEVTGGINVLHKYR; the protein is encoded by the coding sequence ATGCGCCATGCATTAATAACGGCTGGGTCTAAAGGTTTAGGAAGGAAGGTAGCAGAAGCTCTGCTTAATAATGGATATTCGTTGACAATTAACTATAAAAGTGATGAAAAAGCTGTAAGGGAATTAAAGCATGAATGGCGAGATAATGTACAGCATATTCAATTTGTTAAAGGAGATGTGACTAACAAAGAGGACTTAGTAATGCTTGTGAAAAAGGCGTATGAACGTTTCGGCAGAATTGATGTTTTAATACTAAATGCTGGTCCTTATGTGTTCGAGAGGAAAAAGCTAGTTGATTATACAGATGACGAGTGGGATCAGATGGTAAGTGGAAACTTATCTTCTGCATTTCATCTTTTCAAGTATGTGATACCGTATATGAGAGATCAGCAATACGGCCGTATTATTACTTATGGATTTCAAGATGCACAGAATGCTCCAGGGTGGCTATATCGATCTGCATTCGCCGCAGCTAAAGCTGGTCTAGTGTCATTAACAAAAACAATTTCGATCGAAGAGGCTGAAAATGGTATAACAGCGAACATGGTATGCCCAGGTAAAATTACCGGAGATATGAAAGAAGCTTCTATACAGGATGCTGTAGAAGATAAAGAAACACCAGTGGGCAGGTCAGGAACAGGAGAAGATATTGCTAGAACTGTTATGTTTTTATGTGCTCCAGAGTCCGATATGATTACGGGGAGTGTTTTAGAAGTAACAGGTGGAATAAACGTGTTACATAAATATAGATAA
- a CDS encoding universal stress protein, which produces MSIKYDNILVAVDGSDEAKRAFRKALLLAKDHEAKLLLTHIVDTRTFASVEHYDRTIFSEAEKYAREMLEEYKQLAQNEGLNDVTLILDYGSPKVKIAKEVAKKYEVDLIVTGATGLNAVERFLIGSVSEHITRHAKCDVLIVRTDS; this is translated from the coding sequence ATGTCAATTAAATACGATAACATTTTGGTTGCCGTTGACGGTTCAGACGAGGCAAAAAGAGCATTTCGAAAAGCCCTTCTACTTGCAAAGGATCATGAGGCAAAACTGTTATTAACTCACATCGTCGACACTCGCACGTTTGCATCCGTTGAACATTATGATAGAACTATTTTTTCCGAAGCTGAAAAATATGCTCGTGAGATGCTTGAAGAGTACAAACAGTTGGCACAAAACGAAGGATTAAATGATGTCACTCTCATTCTTGATTACGGTTCTCCTAAGGTGAAAATAGCTAAAGAAGTAGCTAAGAAATATGAAGTGGATCTCATCGTAACGGGTGCAACTGGTTTAAATGCTGTTGAACGTTTTTTAATTGGGAGTGTTTCCGAGCATATTACGAGGCATGCTAAATGTGATGTGCTTATTGTACGAACGGATTCTTAA